The following proteins are co-located in the Streptomyces bottropensis ATCC 25435 genome:
- a CDS encoding transglycosylase family protein: MSECADTTRGSARKTRTTAVLAGAALLAPLGLLALTGTASAADSGVWDRIAKCESGGDWHINTGNGYYGGLQFAASTWRAYGGTAYAATADRASRAQQIAVATKVQRAQGWGAWPTCSRRAGAAGSAPGAPSADAAATGSTRRVTPARPQKSVEAAPSRPVGHADRGSSRGDYTVRQGDTLSGIAARYGTTWRQVYAANKAVIGGDPDMIVPGRRLDL; encoded by the coding sequence ATGTCCGAATGTGCCGACACCACGCGCGGCAGCGCCCGGAAGACGCGTACGACGGCGGTCCTCGCCGGGGCGGCGCTGCTCGCCCCGCTGGGCCTCCTGGCCCTCACCGGCACCGCCTCGGCGGCCGACAGCGGAGTGTGGGACCGCATCGCCAAGTGCGAGAGCGGCGGTGACTGGCACATCAACACCGGCAACGGCTACTACGGCGGACTCCAGTTCGCCGCCTCCACCTGGCGCGCGTACGGCGGAACCGCCTACGCGGCGACCGCGGACCGGGCCTCCCGGGCCCAGCAGATCGCGGTGGCCACCAAGGTCCAGCGTGCCCAGGGTTGGGGAGCGTGGCCCACCTGCTCCCGTCGCGCCGGCGCGGCCGGCAGCGCTCCCGGCGCACCCTCCGCCGACGCGGCCGCGACCGGATCGACCCGGCGGGTCACCCCCGCGCGCCCGCAGAAGTCCGTCGAGGCGGCCCCGTCGCGGCCCGTCGGACACGCGGACCGGGGTTCGTCCCGCGGCGACTACACCGTCCGGCAGGGCGACACGCTGAGCGGGATCGCCGCCCGGTACGGGACCACCTGGCGGCAGGTCTACGCGGCCAACAAGGCCGTCATCGGCGGCGACCCCGACATGATCGTGCCGGGCCGGCGCCTCGACCTCTGA
- a CDS encoding ABC transporter ATP-binding protein → MTLLALRHARVRYGPLEALHGVTLAAPGPGLTVLLGRNGSGRTTALRALAGTVPLSGGAVVWDGADVTRTPAYERARRGLVLVPERRAVFGSLTVRENLELAARDLSYALDAYPRLEALLPRRAGTLSGGEQRMLALARALSAPGRVVLVDEPTQGMSPAVAARTYALLSRLDACVVVAEQRLPPELRGVPGVLVYELRRGSLAFGGEAAELARREGGPAGGGVRGRGAGPARSCRGRRR, encoded by the coding sequence ATGACCCTCCTCGCCCTCCGCCACGCCCGCGTCCGCTACGGCCCCCTGGAGGCCCTGCACGGCGTCACCCTCGCCGCCCCGGGCCCCGGCCTCACCGTGCTGCTCGGCCGCAACGGCTCAGGCCGTACGACGGCGCTGCGGGCCCTCGCCGGCACGGTCCCGCTCTCCGGCGGCGCCGTCGTGTGGGACGGGGCCGACGTCACGCGGACGCCGGCGTACGAGCGGGCCCGGCGGGGTCTCGTCCTCGTGCCCGAGCGGCGGGCCGTCTTCGGTTCGCTCACCGTGCGCGAGAACCTCGAACTGGCCGCGCGGGACCTCTCGTACGCCCTGGACGCCTACCCACGGCTGGAAGCCCTGCTCCCCCGCCGCGCCGGCACCCTCTCCGGGGGAGAGCAGCGCATGCTCGCCCTCGCCCGTGCCCTGTCGGCCCCCGGGCGGGTCGTCCTCGTCGACGAACCCACCCAGGGCATGTCACCGGCCGTCGCGGCCCGCACGTACGCACTGCTGAGCCGCCTCGACGCGTGTGTGGTCGTCGCCGAACAGCGCCTGCCGCCTGAGCTGCGCGGTGTACCGGGCGTCCTGGTGTACGAACTGCGGCGCGGGAGTCTGGCGTTCGGCGGCGAGGCGGCCGAACTCGCCCGGCGGGAGGGCGGACCTGCGGGTGGCGGGGTCAGAGGTCGAGGCGCCGGCCCGGCACGATCATGTCGGGGTCGCCGCCGATGA